The following proteins come from a genomic window of Doryrhamphus excisus isolate RoL2022-K1 chromosome 12, RoL_Dexc_1.0, whole genome shotgun sequence:
- the hnrnph3 gene encoding heterogeneous nuclear ribonucleoprotein H3 yields the protein MSSSEEGYVVRIRGLPWSCTQEEVAGFFSDCDIMGKINGVCFTYSKEGRPSGEAFIELKTSDDFKNALSKDRKYMGHRYIEVFKSNRSEMDWVLKRSGPADYDSSSGCMLRLRGLPFGCSKEEIVQFFSGLRIVPNGITLPVDYQGRSTGEAFVQFASKEIAEKARGKHKERIGHRYIEIFKSSRVEIRSYYEEPRRGMGAQRPGPYDRPIMDGSRGGYFSSGLSRGGSLMDNMRGGGGYGGGYGHSFDGYNGLNSYGFGNCMFDERIKEERGSRGHSYSRQVDGGSAFHGGHFVHMRGLPFRANEGDVAKFFSPLNPMRVHIDVAPNGKLTGEADVEFRSHEDAVAAMSKDKNHMQHRYIELFLNSTASGADMSRGSYYGNTGSRSSGLRGSY from the exons ATGTCTTCTAGCGAAGAGGGTTATGTGGTCAGGATCAGAGGACTTCCATGGTCTTGCACCCAGGAGGAGGTGGCTGGTTTCTTCTCTG ACTGTGACATCATGGGGAAAATCAATGGAGTATGTTTCACTTACTCCAAAGAAGGCCGCCCCAGCGGAGAGGCATTTATTGAGCTAAAAACATCAGATGATTTTAAGAATGCTCTTTCTAAAGATCGTAAATACATGGGACATCGATACATTGAGG TATTCAAGTCAAACCGTAGCGAGATGGACTGGGTGCTGAAGCGTAGCGGCCCTGCTGACTATGACAGCTCCAGTGGCTGCATGCTGAGACTCCGAGGCCTGCCCTTCGGCTGTAGCAAGGAAGAAATAGTTCAGTTCTTTTCAG GGTTGAGAATCGTGCCAAATGGGATTACTCTGCCAGTGGACTACCAGGGGAGGAGCACAGGGGAAGCCTTCGTGCAGTTTGCCTCAAAGGAGATAGCAGAAAAGGCTCGGGGGAAACACAAGGAAAGAATAGGGCACAG GTACATAGAGATCTTTAAGAGTAGCCGTGTTGAGATCCGATCCTACTACGAAGAGCCCCGGCGGGGCATGGGGGCCCAGAGACCCGGTCCCTATGACAGACCCATTATGGATGGCTCCAGGGGTGGATATTTTAGCTCCGGACTCAGTCGTGGTGGCTCCCTGATGGACAACATGAGGGGGGGAGGTGGCTACGGAGGAG GTTATGGCCATAGCTTTGATGGCTACAACGGACTAAACAGCTACGGCTTTGGAAACTGTATGTTTGACGAGCGAATAAAAGAAGAGCGAGGATCAAGAG GCCACAGTTACAGTCGTCAGGTGGATGGAGGCTCAGCTTTCCATGGTGGCCATTTTGTCCATATGAGGGGTTTGCCTTTCCGGGCCAATGAGGGAGACGTTGCTAAA TTCTTCTCACCTTTGAACCCAATGAGGGTCCACATTGACGTCGCTCCAAACGGCAAGTTGACAGGAGAGGCGGACGTGGAGTTTCGCTCCCACGAGGATGCAGTGGCCGCCATGTCCAAAGACAAGAACCACATGC AGCACCGCTACATTGAGTTATTTCTCAACTCAACAGCCAGCGGAGCCGACATGA GTCGTggtagttactatggtaacacGGGCTCACGAAGCAGCGGGCTGCGAGGCTCATACTGA
- the LOC131139771 gene encoding phenazine biosynthesis-like domain-containing protein isoform X1: MEIPVFIVDAFTSLPFKGNPAAVCLLKHELSDELYQTVAAEMNLSETVFVTAINSEDFTKGSRFRLRWFTPTNEVNLCGHATLASAAVLFHHKKNVNSAVVFETKSGDLSVVQQGEDLVMDFPLNPPTKQDPDDFRHLIKVAVGDHPVKDVYLSSTTKKLLLRLADTCDRSVLTSLTVNPAALLSSDTSGRVKGLIVTLKGSPDGQPGYDFYSRYFSPWNGIPEDPVCGSAHTVLGSYWSKELGKRKMLAFQCSSRGGELDLEVRDDGRLNIAGKSFTVLRGTITL; this comes from the exons ATGGAGATTCCAGTCTTTATAGTTGACGCCTTCACCAGTTTGCCATTCAAGGGTAACCCggctgctgtttgtcttttaaaaCAT GAGCTGAGTGATGAATTGTATCAGACGGTAGCGGCTGAGATGAACTTGTCAGAAACCGTCTTCGTCACTGCAATCAATTCTGAGGATTTCACAAAAG GGTCGAGGTTCCGGCTTCGTTGGTTCACACCCACCAATGAGGTCAACCTGTGTGGTCACGCGACCTTGGCCTCTGCTGCTGTGCTCTTCCACCATAAAA AAAATGTGAATTCTGCTGTGGTGTTTGAGACCAAGAGTGGAGATCTGTCTGTTGTCCAGCAGGGAGAGGACTTGGTGATGGATTTTCCTCTCAACCCACCCACTAAACAG GATCCAGATGATTTTCGACACCTGATCAAG GTTGCAGTAGGAGACCACCCAGTCAAGGATGTTTATCTGAGTTCTACCACTAAGAAACTGCTACTTCGACTGGCTGATACTTGTGACAG GTCAGTGCTCACAAGTCTGACAGTCAACCCCGCAGCCCTTCTAAGCAGCGACACCAGCGGGAGAGTCAAAGGTCTCATAGTCACCCTGAAAG GATCTCCAGACGGTCAGCCAGGATACGACTTCTACTCCAGATATTTTTCCCCATGGAACGGAATACCAGAGGATCCTGTCTGTG GTTCTGCACACACTGTTCTAGGTAGCTACTGGTCAAAGGAACTAGGAAAGAGGAAAATGCTAG CGTTCCAGTGCTCCAGTCGAGGTGGAGAGCTGGACCTGGAGGTGAGAGATGACGGAAGGCTCAACATAGCGGGAAAGAGCTTCACTGTGCTGCGGGGAACAATCACACTGTAG
- the LOC131139771 gene encoding phenazine biosynthesis-like domain-containing protein isoform X2: MEIPVFIVDAFTSLPFKGNPAAVCLLKHLSDELYQTVAAEMNLSETVFVTAINSEDFTKGSRFRLRWFTPTNEVNLCGHATLASAAVLFHHKKNVNSAVVFETKSGDLSVVQQGEDLVMDFPLNPPTKQDPDDFRHLIKVAVGDHPVKDVYLSSTTKKLLLRLADTCDRSVLTSLTVNPAALLSSDTSGRVKGLIVTLKGSPDGQPGYDFYSRYFSPWNGIPEDPVCGSAHTVLGSYWSKELGKRKMLAFQCSSRGGELDLEVRDDGRLNIAGKSFTVLRGTITL, from the exons ATGGAGATTCCAGTCTTTATAGTTGACGCCTTCACCAGTTTGCCATTCAAGGGTAACCCggctgctgtttgtcttttaaaaCAT CTGAGTGATGAATTGTATCAGACGGTAGCGGCTGAGATGAACTTGTCAGAAACCGTCTTCGTCACTGCAATCAATTCTGAGGATTTCACAAAAG GGTCGAGGTTCCGGCTTCGTTGGTTCACACCCACCAATGAGGTCAACCTGTGTGGTCACGCGACCTTGGCCTCTGCTGCTGTGCTCTTCCACCATAAAA AAAATGTGAATTCTGCTGTGGTGTTTGAGACCAAGAGTGGAGATCTGTCTGTTGTCCAGCAGGGAGAGGACTTGGTGATGGATTTTCCTCTCAACCCACCCACTAAACAG GATCCAGATGATTTTCGACACCTGATCAAG GTTGCAGTAGGAGACCACCCAGTCAAGGATGTTTATCTGAGTTCTACCACTAAGAAACTGCTACTTCGACTGGCTGATACTTGTGACAG GTCAGTGCTCACAAGTCTGACAGTCAACCCCGCAGCCCTTCTAAGCAGCGACACCAGCGGGAGAGTCAAAGGTCTCATAGTCACCCTGAAAG GATCTCCAGACGGTCAGCCAGGATACGACTTCTACTCCAGATATTTTTCCCCATGGAACGGAATACCAGAGGATCCTGTCTGTG GTTCTGCACACACTGTTCTAGGTAGCTACTGGTCAAAGGAACTAGGAAAGAGGAAAATGCTAG CGTTCCAGTGCTCCAGTCGAGGTGGAGAGCTGGACCTGGAGGTGAGAGATGACGGAAGGCTCAACATAGCGGGAAAGAGCTTCACTGTGCTGCGGGGAACAATCACACTGTAG
- the dna2 gene encoding DNA replication ATP-dependent helicase/nuclease DNA2, which yields MKRTKLKIPKVATGGQMHISTFFTSPMKTLPPKSPLTSSVVCKTDTHAKDDDVCTTGSYSPLKRTILRDLENLLPSSPDLLMVPETPRSQITPSSPIRDHKDLSHEPRREGSTMGKPVQEFPICQSVTTERDSLKRLLSPSEDLHDAKRQRTANAPSLRPEKDGDKNASVFTSITEQKATKGSIVTAHVHMPGDDAINSAAQQQVVDKILESAVEEPQKTVGDEHQMKKTSDEKQSGGETGTMSEFPLEDGLDDSWFTEQMGLSESLLSKEKPRKLPDHVILCGGPNNRYWVLNVEENPGQKLLTITHFRSLHPIETCLLKDGWEMMPISCGDVVHLEGHCDAGRWLVDREQGLLVLHPDSLVSGTSISSSIRCMRRAVLGEMFKSFDGGSKQMLNGTIVHQVFQTAATAKDFSLDTLSKMADKALHSAQHLGDMYSLGVTQDEMKQELHDYLPSLEHWAKEYLNTPTPKAITLKIPTNSGAAGRLQDSATATITELVDIEENVWSPRFGLKGKIDLTAQVRIQRARNVSSKSSEMKTIPLELKTGKESNSIEHRSQVILYTLMTLHRYSPPAGFLLYLKTANLYPVVASHMDHRELLKLRNTMVHYVQNRVQKGVERSRLTRLPDMVTDKKTCNYCPQRRNCALYERVLEDASTDVSDDFLQQETSHLTATHLNYFAHWLLLCNLEAVSMEAKNGRKRLWLQTPEESEKNGTCVGNLQLSGHVSVQSEGVFLHRFQQANKTCSTSSCGLSSGDRVVLSDQGGRFIALATGYLCDVSTTLITCTLDRDVSKLSNEVFRLDADDGVVGLSTHLTNLSRLMESSQDSNRLRELVVDHRIPEFISNLSSVLPREAKDTVANILKGLNKPQKQAMKKVLLSKDYTLIVGMPGTGKTTTICSLVRILHACGFSMLLTSYTHSAVDNILLKLKRFKVGFLRLGQGQKVHPDILPYTEESIRKKGVHTLSDLEQLYSKELVVGTTCMGIRHPIFSRRRFDICIVDEASQISQPICLGPLFYANRFVLVGDHQQLPPIVQNQEARSLGMDESLFKRLECHSEAVVHLNVQYRMNRQIMSLSNCLMYDGRLECGSDRTASALLSLPTLPSVQSALDSLSGTQPQQDLAWIQATLLPSNPVCFLDCSMVPALESVEQGGISNRTEAIVIHLLLSLLLKAGCKPSDVGVIAPYRQQLKTISSVLQSSAFSSVEVNTVDRYQGRDKSVIVLSFVRSTTEEENLGELLKDWRRLNVAITRAKHKLLMVGSASTLRRYAPVEKLLNHLEQEKMIIQLPPSGHKALPMMLL from the exons ATGAAGAGAACCAAGCTGAAGATACCGAAG GTGGCAACGGGTGGGCAGATGCACATATCTACTTTCTTTACTTCTCCAATGAAG ACTTTGCCTCCTAAGTCACCACTGACCAGCTCGGTGGTCTGTAAAACTGACACGCACGCCAAAGATGATGATGTCTGCACTACCGGATCTTACTCTCCTTTAAAGAGGACCATCCTCCGGGATCTTGAGAACCTTCTTCCCTCCTCACCAGACCTCCTAATGGTTCCTGAGACCCCGAGAAGTCAGATTACACCTTCATCCCCCATAAGAGACCACAAAGACCTGAGTCATGAACCCAGGAGAGAAGGATCAACAATGGGGAAACCTGTTCAGGAGTTCCCCATCTGTCAAAGTGTCACAACCGAAAGGGATTCATTGAAAAGACTCTTGAGCCCTTCAGAGGACCTCCATGATGCTAAGAGACAAAGAACCGCTAACGCACCGTCACTCAGACCCGAGAAAGACGGCGACAAAAATGCGTCTGTTTTTACTTCCATAACAGAGCAGAAGGCGACAAAAGGCAGCATTGTAACAGCCCACGTACACATGCCAGGCGATGACGCTATTAATTCTGCAGCACAACAGCAGGTCGTTGACAAAATACTCGAATCAGCAGTGGAAGAACCTCAAAAAACAGTCGGGGATGAgcatcaaatgaaaaaaacatcagatgAGAAGCAAAGTGGAG GTGAAACAGGGACCATGTCGGAATTTCCTTTGGAAGACGGGTTGGATGACAGTTGGTTCACAGAGCAGATGGGGCTGAGTGAAAGTCTTCTGTCCAAGGAAAAACCCCG TAAGTTACCAGATCATGTGATTCTCTGTGGAGGTCCCAACAACCGCTACTGGGTTTTAAATGTGGAGGAGAATCCTGGTCAAAAACTCCTTACCATAACACATTTCAGATCGCTGCATCCCATTGAGACGTGTCTTCTGAAAGATGGATG GGAGATGATGCCCATCAGTTGCGGCGATGTGGTCCATCTGGAGGGCCACTGTGATGCTGGACGCTGGCTGGTGGACAGAGAACAAGGCCTGCTAGTTTTACATCCTGATAGTCTTGTTTCAGGCACCAGCATCTCCAGCTCTATACGTTGTATGAGGAGGGCAGTGTTGGGGGAGATGTTTAAG AGTTTTGATGGCGGCTCCAAGCAGATGCTGAACGGCACTATCGTCCACCAAGTGTTCCAGACAGCAGCCACAGCTAAAGACTTCTCTCTGGATACTTTATCCAAAATGGCTGACAAGGCTCTGCATAGTGCCCAGCATCTTGGGGACAT gtACAGTTTGGGTGTCACTCAAGACGAGATGAAGCAGGAGCTACATGATTATCTGCCCTCACTGGAGCATTGGGCAAAGGAATACCTCAACACACCAACGCCAAAGGCCATCACCCTGAAAAT ACCAACTAACAGTGGGGCTGCAGGCAGGTTGCAGGATTCTGCCACCGCTACCATTACAGAGCTGGTAGACATCGAAGAGAATGTGTGGTCACCGCGATTCGGTTTGAAAGGAAAGATTGATCTGACGGCACAGGTTCGAATCCAAAGAGCAAGGAACGTCAGCTCCAAATCCTCTGAAATGAAGACTATTCCCTTGGAGCTGAAAACTGGAAAGGAGTCCAACTCCATAGAACATCGCAGTCAG GTGATTCTATACACCCTGATGACCTTGCATAGATACAGTCCTCCAGCTGGATTTTTGCTTTACCTGAAGACAGCAAACCTATATCCTGTTGTGGCCAGCCACATGGACCACAGAG AGTTGCTGAAGCTGAGGAACACCATGGTTCATTATGTCCAAAACCGCGTGCAGAAAGGAGTGGAGAGAAGTCGCCTTACCAGACTTCCGGACATGGTGACAGACAAAAAGACATGTAATTATTGCCCCCAAAGGAGAAACTGCGCACTATATGAAAG AGTGTTGGAAGATGCCTCCACAGACGTCAGTGATGACTTTCTGCAGCAGGAGACAAGTCACTTAACTGCCAcgcatttaaattattttgccCACTGGTTGCTGCTATGTAATCTTGAGGCCGTCAGCATGGAGGCCAAAAATGGCCGGAAACGGTTGTGGCTCCAGACGCCCGAGGAGAG CGAGAAGAATGGGACTTGTGTCGGGAACCTTCAGCTGAGTGGCCATGTGAGCGTCCAGTCAGAGGGAGTTTTCCTTCATCGTTTCCAGCAAGCTAACAAGACGTGCAGTACAAGCAGCTGCGGCCTATCCAGTGGGGATCGTGTTGTCCTCAGCGACCAGGGTGGTCGTTTTATTGCTCTAGCAACAGGCTACTTGTGTGACGTTAGCACGACATTGATCACTTGCACCCTGGACAG AGACGTGTCTAAGCTCAGCAATGAGGTGTTTCGTCTTGATGCAGATGATGGCGTCGTGGGCCTCAGCACTCACCTCACCAATCTCTCTAGACTGATGGAGAGCAGCCAAGACAG taATCGTTTGAGGGAGTTGGTTGTGGATCATCGTATTCCGGAGTTTATATCCAATCTCAGTTCAGTTCTGCCCAGAGAGGCAAAGGACACTGTGGCAAACATACTTAAAG GTCTCAACAAGCCCCAAAAGCAGGCCATGAAGAAAGTGTTGTTATCAAAAGACTACACACTGATAGTTGGCATGCCGGGTACAGGCAAAACCACCACCATCTGCAGCCTG GTTCGCATTCTTCATGCATGTGGTTTCAGTATGTTGCTGACCAGCTACACACACTCTGCAGTGGACAACATCCTGTTGAAGCTCAAACGCTTCAAAGTTGGCTTCCTGCGTCTTGGGCAAGGACAAAAG GTCCACCCAGACATCCTGCCATACACAGAGGAAAGTATCCGGAAGAAAGGAGTTCATACACTGTCCGATCTTGAGCAGCTTTACAGCAAAGAA CTGGTCGTGGGGACCACCTGCATGGGCATCAGACATCCCATTTTCTCACGACGGAGATTTGATATCTGCATCGTGGACGAAGCGTCTCAAATCAGTCAGCCCATCTGTCTGGGCCCTCTGTTCTACGCCAACAGATTCGTCCTGGTAGGAGACCACCAACAGCTGCCCCCTATTGTGCAAAACCAGGAAGCGAG ATCGCTAGGGATGGATGAGAGTCTGTTTAAGCGACTAGAGTGTCACAGTGAAGCTGTGGTCCATCTAAATGTCCAGTATCGCATGAACAG GCAGATCATGTCTCTCAGCAACTGCCTGATGTATGACGGACGCTTGGAGTGCGGCTCTGACAGAACGGCTTCGGCCCTCCTCTCTCTGCCCACCCTCCCGTCTGTTCAGTCGGCACTCGATTCCCTCTCCGGGACACAACCCCAGCAGGATCTGGCGTGGATCCAAGCCACGCTTTTACCTAGCAACCCTGTTTGCTTCCTGGATTGCTCAATG GTGCCAGCTTTGGAGTCAGTGGAGCAAGGAGGCATAAGCAATCGCACCGAAGCCATTGTCATCCATCTTTTGCTGTCTCTCTTGTTAAAG GCAGGCTGTAAGCCCAGCGATGTAGGCGTCATCGCCCCCTACAGGCAACAACTGAAGACCATCTCATCAGTGCTTCAGTCGTCTGCTTTCAGCAGCGTGGAGGTGAACACGGTGGACAGATACCAAGGGCGGGACAAGAGCGTCATCGTGCTCTCGTTTGTCAGGAGCActacagaagaagaaaat CTAGGAGAGCTGTTGAAGGACTGGCGCCGCCTGAATGTCGCCATCACCAGGGCCAAACATAAACTGCTGATGGTGGGCTCTGCCTCCACGCTCAGACGATACGCCCCAGTGGAGAAACTACTCAATCATCTGGAGCAGGAGAAGATGAT TATTCAGCTACCTCCATCCGGCCACAAAGCCTTACCCATGATGCTCCTGTGA